The DNA segment ACCATCTGCTTTTTGATGCCTTTTTGGCGGTAATCTTTGTAAGAAAAAGTTACCGTTTCCGCGTCAATTTTCCTGATTCTCTGGTTGCTGATGGCGATTTTATGCGTGTATCTGCCCAAATATTCTACCACAGATTTTGGGCTTCCAAAAGGCTTTTTGGCGTAAACAACCCAAGACTTTTCCCACAGATTTTGCCTGATTTTGGTATACTCTTCAAAGTTTTTATCTTTTAATTTCTCACAAAATTTAGCCCTGAAAACTTTACTCAAAGCCTTTACCGGAAACAAAAATTTGCCGTCTGAACGTAGATTTTTCCAAGCTCCGCTTTCATCCACTCCACCGCCCGGAACAATGCAGTGCAAATGCGGATGAAGGCTCAGATTCTGCCCCCAAGTGTGCAAAACAGCAATCATTCCCATTTTTAAACCTCGATTTTCACCAAACGTTTGAAGCGTTTCCCAGGCAGATTCAAATAAAAAATCGTACAACATTTTGGGCTCGTGAAGCGCGGTTTTGTTCAATACATCAGGAAGCGTAAAAACCACGTGGAAATAAGGTACCGGAAGCAGTTCGGTTTCCCGATTTTCAATCCATTGCTCTCGGTTTTTGCTCTGACATTTTGGGCAATGACGGTTTCGGCAGGAGTTGTAACTGATGCTTACATTTCCACATTCATCACAAGCGTCAATATGACCACCCAAAGCAGAGGTACGGCATTTTTTCAACGCTGAAAGTGTTCGTAATTGCCAAGAATTAAGTCCTAAATCTTCCAATTTTGAACCTAATTTGTTTAAAACATCGGCGACTTCGTATTGAGGTTGAGATTGAGGTTGAACTGACTGTTTTTTTGAGGTTTTTAAACCGCTCATTTTTTCCCAAATTCTGAAAAAAGGGTATCGAGCGGTGAAAAGAGTTTTTGGGTTGAAAGCTGGGCAATTTGAAGATAAACCAGCGTGGTATCGATACTTTCGTGACCGAGAAGATTTTTGATGCTCAAAATATCCATCCCATCTTCCAGAAGATGCGTCGCAAAACTGTGCCGAAGCGTATGGACACTCACTTCTTTCAGGATATTTGCCGTTTTTGATGCCTGCTTTACCGCCCACTGAACGCCGCGCTGGGAGTAACGGGAATCGAAATCGCCACCAGCACGCCCTCCACGAGGTTCTCCAAAGAGATAATCTTCCGGTTTTTCCGCTTCGATATACTTTTTGAGCCCACGAATCAGATGTTCGGAAAGTGGTAAATAGCGGTCTTTTTTGCCTTTTCCCTGAACCACTTTGAGTTGTTTTCGACCAAAATCTAAGTCGCACAAACGGAGATTTCGAACTTCCATACAGCGCAATCCGCAGCCGTAAAGAATGCCGATCAAAATTTTATGTTTTAAAAGTTTACAGCCGGACAACATCTGCCAAACCTCCTGTTTACTAAGCACTACAGGCAGTTTTTTCTCTCTTTTAATTTCCGGAAGACTCAAATAATCATAGCTCAAACCTTCCGATTTAAGCAGAAATCGAAGTCCGTAAACGGTGTGTTTAAAATACGACTGTGAAGGTGATTTTGATTTTTTCTGAAGGTAAAAAAGGTAATCGTGAATTTGCTCGGGATCCAATTCTGTAGGAATTTTTCCGAAATGTAGCGACACCGCAGCGACGTGTCTGGAGTAATTTTGAAAGGTACTTTGGCTTCTTCCCAATACAGAAACCGTACGTTCAAACCTATGCAAAAGCTCCGCAAATCCCGGAACTTCGCGCTTTGCCTGATTGATGATCTTGTTTTCTCTAAGCTCTTCTACACTCTTTTTTTTGTTGCCATTTTACTGATTTTTAATTAGTTTTACAAAGTAACTAAATATAGCGCTGAGAAAGCTACCGAAGGTTTAGTTCAACATTGTATTGGCAAAATGCGGGATGAAGTCTTGAATTGAAAAGCCTAAATATTTAGCCGCATATGCTTTTCAATTCCACTTTTTTTAGTAATTTAGTCATTGGGTGCTACCGAAAAGTTTACGACCTGTTTATCGTTTTTCAAGGTGTTGATTTCTGCATTTTTGGTAATTCTACCTACGATTGTGTTCATAATCTTAAATTTTAAAATGTTAATATTTTGTTAATTTTTGTTTTGTCAAAGGTCAAATGTTGGGAGTGAATTGATTTGGTATCGAGGACACTCGGCATTTTTCTTTTTTTATATTAAGTTAGAAAACAGTATTTTTTGCTGGATTTTTATTGTTTTTCCGTTGATTTCAAAGAACGTCTATGGTTGATTTGATTCGTACAACTGAGGTTCCGGCTTTTTCTTTGCCCATGAACATAGGACGGCACCATCCATACAAAACCCGATTCGGTTCCGCTGGATAAAGGCAGAAAATTCCGAATCGGGCTTGAAATCTTTTTGTCCGAAGGATTTAGGAGTGTCTGGAAAAATTGTTGGAGCTTGTGGAAAGAATTTTTTTAGAAACCCAAAAAGATTTTTTTGTGTGGGTGGTGCCGTCCTACATTTGCAAACGTAAAAGCCCAACCGCAGTTGGGAAACTTAATCAATGGACGTGGTTGTTAATGGAAAACTAAAGGAAATTCATTGGAAAATGGTTTCTCCAATGATTTAAACTGATCAAATATTACAAAACCACTCGTTCAAGTCCTTAAAATTATGATAAATTAAAGAGCAATCCTCTACATTTTTGTATTGACTTTTAATTTTTAATTTAACCGATTTCCCATTCTTATCATTGTCTAGAAAAAGTGAAATTTTCTCATATTGTTTCAGTTTTTCTTCCACCTTGAAAAACATTGCAGTTGAATTTAAAGTCAAGTAATCACAGTTTGAATTATCTGATTTGTCTAAATTTCGGTAGGTCAGATAATCGAAAAAGCCCTCAAATATGAGAATCTCGTTCTTGAGATTGTTATCATTAACAATCAACGTCACATCCTTTTTTCCCAAACATATTTTTGACTGTGGATTGCGAATCTCAAAACCTCCGGACTTATTCTGAAATCCAATTCCGAAATATTTTCTTCCTTTCAATTCGTAGTGAATTTCCTTAACCCTATGCTTTTGCTCAAAAACTCTTCGGGACTTCAGATACTGAATTAATGCAGGATGCTGGATTTCTTTGATTTCTAAAATCTGATTGCATGTTTGACCAGTAGTTTCGTGATATTTTATTTCATTTTGAACTCTAAAATCCAATGTTGAAAGGCATTTCAATGCTTCTGAAACGGAACATTTCTTTATCTGTTGGACAATTGAAATCACATCGTAACTTTTTCCATTTCCAAAATCGAACGCCTTGTTTTTGACAAAATCGACCGCCAGACTTGGAATTTTTTCCTCCCGGTCCAACGCAAAATAAAACGCAGTTTTCGGATTTTCTTTGACCGGAAACAGCCCGAACGACTCCAAAACCGCCCGAATTCCGACGTTTTGCTTGACTTTTTCGCAATTCATTTTTTTTCTTTTAATGCAAATTACTTATCCACATTTCCCTTTTAAATAAAAAAG comes from the Chryseobacterium sp. SNU WT5 genome and includes:
- a CDS encoding tyrosine-type recombinase/integrase, with protein sequence MGRSQSTFQNYSRHVAAVSLHFGKIPTELDPEQIHDYLFYLQKKSKSPSQSYFKHTVYGLRFLLKSEGLSYDYLSLPEIKREKKLPVVLSKQEVWQMLSGCKLLKHKILIGILYGCGLRCMEVRNLRLCDLDFGRKQLKVVQGKGKKDRYLPLSEHLIRGLKKYIEAEKPEDYLFGEPRGGRAGGDFDSRYSQRGVQWAVKQASKTANILKEVSVHTLRHSFATHLLEDGMDILSIKNLLGHESIDTTLVYLQIAQLSTQKLFSPLDTLFSEFGKK
- a CDS encoding single-stranded DNA-binding protein, producing the protein MNTIVGRITKNAEINTLKNDKQVVNFSVAPND
- a CDS encoding IS91 family transposase, whose protein sequence is MSGLKTSKKQSVQPQSQPQYEVADVLNKLGSKLEDLGLNSWQLRTLSALKKCRTSALGGHIDACDECGNVSISYNSCRNRHCPKCQSKNREQWIENRETELLPVPYFHVVFTLPDVLNKTALHEPKMLYDFLFESAWETLQTFGENRGLKMGMIAVLHTWGQNLSLHPHLHCIVPGGGVDESGAWKNLRSDGKFLFPVKALSKVFRAKFCEKLKDKNFEEYTKIRQNLWEKSWVVYAKKPFGSPKSVVEYLGRYTHKIAISNQRIRKIDAETVTFSYKDYRQKGIKKQMVLSHEEFIRRFVMHILPKRFVKIRHYGFLSSTWKRIKLKNLQQNLGIQPKEKLPPKAFQPKCTCCKDGNLVTIATFDLRGPPSWFLEMSRNLPAPKSAF
- a CDS encoding toprim domain-containing protein encodes the protein MNCEKVKQNVGIRAVLESFGLFPVKENPKTAFYFALDREEKIPSLAVDFVKNKAFDFGNGKSYDVISIVQQIKKCSVSEALKCLSTLDFRVQNEIKYHETTGQTCNQILEIKEIQHPALIQYLKSRRVFEQKHRVKEIHYELKGRKYFGIGFQNKSGGFEIRNPQSKICLGKKDVTLIVNDNNLKNEILIFEGFFDYLTYRNLDKSDNSNCDYLTLNSTAMFFKVEEKLKQYEKISLFLDNDKNGKSVKLKIKSQYKNVEDCSLIYHNFKDLNEWFCNI